The DNA sequence ACCTCATAGGCCGGCATGCCGTAACGCTCGGTGATTTCCTGCGTCGCCTCATAAAGCACGGCCGAATGCTCACCGTCAGGCACGATGAGCTTGCCGGCCTTGTGCAGCCCATAAAAGGGCGTGCCTTCCTCGATGGTCAGCTGGTAGAGCGACAGATGGTCGACCGCATAGGACACCGCCTCTTTCAGCTCGGCATCCCATTCGGCCACCGTCTGCTTGGGGCGGGCATAGATCAGATCGAAGGACATGCGCGGAAAGATTTCCCGCGCCAGCCGGATGGCTTTCAGGGCATCGGCGACATCATGCAGGCGGCCGAGGAACTTCAGGTCCCGGTCGTTCAGTGCCTGCACGCCAAGCGAGACGCGGTTGACGCCCGCCGCGCGATAACCGCGAAACCGTTCCGCCTCGACGCTGGAAGGGTTGGCTTCCATGGTAATCTCGATACCATCGGGGACATGCCAGAAACGTGCAACGCCATCCAGAATGGCTGCAACCGTCTGCGGGTCCATCAGCGATGGCGTGCCGCCGCCCATGAAAATGCTGGTGACGACCCGCGGACCGCTGAGTGCCCGCATATGCTCCATTTCACGCAGGAAGGCTGCGGTAAACCGCTCCTGATCCACCGGCCGGTGGCGGACGTGGCTGTTGAAATCGCAATAGGGACATTTGGCCGCGCAGAAGGGCCAATGCAGATAGATCCCGAAACCGGGATCGCCCGTATCCGGCAGAAGCGATGCGCCGGGGGCAGAAAAATGATGCTCCCCGACCATCGGGTTCATGCCTCCAGGCAGGTTTCTACGAATTTTTTAAAGGCGCGCGCGCGGTGCGACAGCGCAAACGCGTCACCATGTTTCCAGCCATGTTTCGCATCGGCCGTCATCTCGCCGAATGTGGTGTCATAACCTTCCGGTTTGAAGATCGGATCGTAACCGAAACCGCTCGTTCCGCGCGGCGGCCACACCACGGTGCCTTCCACCTCGCCACGGAAATACTCGACATGACCGTCCGGCCAGGCAAGGCACAATACGCTGACGAAGCGGCCCGTGCGATCCTCGGCTTTCGATGCGCCGCGTTCGGCAAGCGCATCTTCAACCTTTTGC is a window from the Agrobacterium tumefaciens genome containing:
- the hemW gene encoding radical SAM family heme chaperone HemW codes for the protein MVGEHHFSAPGASLLPDTGDPGFGIYLHWPFCAAKCPYCDFNSHVRHRPVDQERFTAAFLREMEHMRALSGPRVVTSIFMGGGTPSLMDPQTVAAILDGVARFWHVPDGIEITMEANPSSVEAERFRGYRAAGVNRVSLGVQALNDRDLKFLGRLHDVADALKAIRLAREIFPRMSFDLIYARPKQTVAEWDAELKEAVSYAVDHLSLYQLTIEEGTPFYGLHKAGKLIVPDGEHSAVLYEATQEITERYGMPAYEVSNHARPGAESRHNLTYWRYGDYAGIGPGAHGRLTRGASKLATATERHPETWLETVEREGHGMVDQEMLGVDEQADELLLMGLRLREGIDLARWSDLSGRDLDPEKEEFLLQHGFVERLGNSRLRCTPSGMLILDAVVADLAC
- the rdgB gene encoding RdgB/HAM1 family non-canonical purine NTP pyrophosphatase codes for the protein MRKLDTRTIVVASHNKGKIAEIADLIGPFGFSAKSAAELNFAEPDETGTTFEDNAAIKALASAKASGLPALSDDSGLVIDALDGAPGVYTANWAETADGTRDFAMAMQKVEDALAERGASKAEDRTGRFVSVLCLAWPDGHVEYFRGEVEGTVVWPPRGTSGFGYDPIFKPEGYDTTFGEMTADAKHGWKHGDAFALSHRARAFKKFVETCLEA